The proteins below are encoded in one region of Sporosarcina sp. FSL K6-1508:
- a CDS encoding peptide chain release factor 3, which translates to MDKPLNEEIASRRTFAIISHPDAGKTTITEKLLYFGGAIRDAGTVKGKKTGKFATSDWMEIEKQRGISVTSSVMQFDYDGNRVNILDTPGHEDFSEDTYRTLMAVDAAVMMVDSAKGIEPQTIKLFKVCRMRGIPIFTFINKMDRQGKEPLELMEELEEVLGIQSYAMNWPIGMGKEFLGIYDRFNNRIEQVRVEDDKRFLALDEDGGLAVPHPMMETSYYKQALEDVLLLNEAGNDFDEEKIAIGELTPVFFGSALTNFGVQTFLETFLQFSPPPQPRITKDKTEIDPYSEEFSGFIFKIQANMNPMHRDRIAFVRIVSGKFERGMTVTVPRISRTFKLTQTTQFLADDREIVDEAVAGDIIGLHDTGNYQIGDTVIGGKSNFLFDALPQFTPELFVRVTAKNVMKSKHFHKGILQLVQEGAIQYYRTLHTEDVLLGAVGQLQFEVFEHRMKNEYNVEVRMEHVGSKVARWIVNESDVKESMAGQRAMLVKDRHDKLVFLFENDFAMRWFHDKYPEIELYSLL; encoded by the coding sequence ATGGACAAGCCTTTAAATGAAGAAATTGCATCTCGCCGTACATTTGCAATCATATCCCACCCGGATGCCGGGAAAACGACAATTACAGAAAAACTCCTATACTTTGGCGGTGCAATCCGCGATGCAGGAACAGTAAAAGGGAAGAAGACCGGGAAATTCGCCACTTCAGACTGGATGGAAATCGAGAAACAAAGGGGAATTTCGGTCACATCTTCCGTCATGCAATTCGACTACGATGGCAATCGTGTCAATATTCTAGATACACCCGGACACGAAGACTTCAGTGAAGACACATACCGTACACTTATGGCGGTTGACGCTGCGGTCATGATGGTTGACTCTGCAAAAGGAATCGAGCCGCAGACGATTAAACTATTCAAAGTGTGTCGTATGCGCGGAATCCCAATTTTCACCTTCATCAATAAAATGGACCGTCAAGGGAAAGAACCACTTGAATTAATGGAAGAATTGGAAGAAGTGCTTGGCATCCAGTCCTACGCAATGAACTGGCCAATCGGAATGGGTAAAGAATTCCTTGGTATTTACGATCGTTTTAATAACCGTATCGAACAGGTTCGAGTGGAAGATGACAAACGTTTTCTGGCGTTAGATGAAGACGGTGGTCTTGCAGTGCCGCATCCAATGATGGAAACATCTTACTATAAGCAGGCTCTTGAAGACGTTCTTCTTTTAAACGAAGCAGGCAACGACTTTGATGAAGAGAAAATTGCAATAGGGGAACTGACACCTGTATTTTTCGGCAGTGCGCTGACGAATTTCGGTGTCCAGACATTTTTAGAAACATTTTTACAGTTTTCACCGCCTCCGCAACCGCGGATCACTAAAGATAAAACTGAAATTGATCCCTATTCGGAAGAGTTTTCAGGGTTTATCTTTAAGATTCAGGCGAATATGAATCCGATGCACCGTGATCGTATCGCTTTCGTTCGTATTGTTTCGGGTAAATTTGAACGCGGGATGACCGTAACGGTTCCGCGCATTTCGAGAACATTTAAACTTACACAGACAACGCAGTTTCTTGCAGATGATCGTGAAATAGTAGATGAAGCGGTTGCCGGGGATATAATCGGGCTTCATGATACAGGGAACTACCAAATTGGGGATACAGTAATCGGCGGTAAATCAAACTTCCTATTTGATGCACTTCCGCAATTCACACCGGAGCTCTTCGTTCGGGTAACTGCGAAAAACGTTATGAAATCCAAACATTTCCATAAAGGGATTTTACAACTTGTGCAAGAAGGAGCAATACAGTATTATCGGACGCTTCATACTGAGGATGTATTGCTTGGAGCAGTTGGTCAGCTTCAATTTGAAGTTTTTGAACACCGCATGAAGAATGAATATAACGTTGAAGTGCGTATGGAGCACGTCGGTTCAAAAGTTGCTCGCTGGATTGTAAATGAAAGTGATGTGAAGGAATCAATGGCAGGACAACGTGCTATGCTCGTAAAAGACCGTCATGACAAACTCGTATTTCTGTTTGAAAACGACTTCGCGATGCGCTGGTTCCATGATAAGTATCCTGAAATCGAGCTATACAGTCTTTTATAA